A window of the Zeugodacus cucurbitae isolate PBARC_wt_2022May chromosome 4, idZeuCucr1.2, whole genome shotgun sequence genome harbors these coding sequences:
- the LOC105218970 gene encoding protein MIX23 isoform X3: MSAGVICEDFLEFQESIKKMRAMDDNIIHMLNTSLPTESFKGQVNCEKVCTNLFNQLQQVHNAREKKINDCILSSAETLKKLRELRENNRDNVEIDKKFKLEQRKVL, encoded by the exons ATGTCGGCCGGTGTGATATGCGAGGACTTTCTGGAGTTCCAG GAGAGCATCAAAAAAATGCGTGCAATGGatgataatataatacatatgttaaaCACATCACTGCCAACCGAATCTTTTAAAGGTCAGGTTAATTGCGAGAAAGTGTGTACGAATTTATTTAACCAATTACAACAAGTCCATAATGCGcgggagaaaaaaattaatgattgtaTTCTTTCATCTGCGGAAACGTTGAAGAAATTACGTGAGTTACGTGAGAATAACCGGGACAATGTCGAAATTGACAAGAAATTCAAATTGGAGCAGCGGAAG
- the LOC105218970 gene encoding protein MIX23 isoform X2 produces the protein MSAGVICEDFLEFQESIKKMRAMDDNIIHMLNTSLPTESFKGQVNCEKVCTNLFNQLQQVHNAREKKINDCILSSAETLKKLRELRENNRDNVEIDKKFKLEQRKRRWFFNS, from the exons ATGTCGGCCGGTGTGATATGCGAGGACTTTCTGGAGTTCCAG GAGAGCATCAAAAAAATGCGTGCAATGGatgataatataatacatatgttaaaCACATCACTGCCAACCGAATCTTTTAAAGGTCAGGTTAATTGCGAGAAAGTGTGTACGAATTTATTTAACCAATTACAACAAGTCCATAATGCGcgggagaaaaaaattaatgattgtaTTCTTTCATCTGCGGAAACGTTGAAGAAATTACGTGAGTTACGTGAGAATAACCGGGACAATGTCGAAATTGACAAGAAATTCAAATTGGAGCAGCGGAAG agaagatggtttttcaactcgtga
- the LOC105218972 gene encoding succinate-semialdehyde dehydrogenase [NADP(+)] GabD encodes MLFCNSLRPKLTLSATRTFSCLVQSKAFINGNWINASTNETFEVINPANGRIVGSVPNMNVNDAVQAVQAAKNAFEQSEWSKFTAKERSSLLKKWFNLIEKNGNEISEIMSAESGKPINEARGEVAYGNAFIEWFAEEARRIYGDIIPSAAKDREIIVLKQPLGVAALITPWNFPLAMITRKAGAALAAGCTIVIKPAEDTPLTALALVKLAEEAGFPDGVINIVTTNNAAPIGDLFCKSPDVRGISFTGSTEVGKWLFRNSSDGIKRISLELGGNAPFIVFNTANLEKAVDAAIASKFRNCGQTCVSANRFFLQDEIHNKFIDLLKQKVEALKVGDGSKQDVQIGPLINSMQFNKVSSYVEDARSKGGKILFGGRPLEDLGKLFYSPTIISNVPSNAKLYSEEIFGPVVSIVKFKTEEEVIRAANNSRRGLAGYFFSENIQQVFRVARLLEVGMVGVNEGLISAAEAPFGGVKESGIGREGSHHGIDEYVEIKYICMGNLKY; translated from the exons ATGCTGTTTTGTAATAGTTTACGACCGAAACTTACATTGTCGGCTACCAGGACATTTTCATGTCTGGTACAGTCAAAGGCTTTTATAAATGGCAATTGGATTAATGCGAGCACTAATGAAACGTTTGAGGTCATCAATCCTGCAAATGGAAGAATTGTTGGATCTGTTCCCAATATGAATGTCAATGATGCTGTCCAAGCCGTACAAGCTGCTAAGAATGCGTTTGAACAATCTGAGTGGTCTAAATTTACTGCCAAAGAACGTTCGAGTTTGTTAAAA AAATGGTTTAATCTGattgaaaaaaatggaaatgaaatatcTGAAATTATGAGTGCCGAATCTGGAAAGCCAATTAACGAAGCTCGTGGAGAAGTTGCCTATGGCAATGCTTTTATCGAATGGTTTGCGGAAGAAGCACGCCGTATATATGGAGATATAATACCGAGTGCAGCTAAAGATCGAGAAATAATTGTACTAAAGCAGCCCTTGGGAGTTGCTGCGCTTATTACTCCCTGGAATTTCCCTTTGGCGATGATAACGCGAAAGGCCGGTGCAGCATTAGCAGCAG GGTGCACTATTGTTATTAAACCGGCTGAGGACACCCCACTTACAGCTCTAGCACTTGTTAAATTGGCGGAGGAGGCTGGTTTTCCAGATGGTGTGATTAATATTGTGACGACGAATAATGCCGCTCCCATTGGGGATTTGTTTTGTAAGAGTCCTGATGTTAGGGGTATATCCTTCACTGGATCTACAGAAGTTGGAAAATGGTTATTCCGAAATTCCTCAGACGGAATTAAACGAATATCATTGGAATTAGGTGGAAATGCTCCGTTTATTGTGTTTAACACTGCAAACTTAGAAAAAGCTGTTGATGCTGCAATCGCTTCCAAATTTCGAAACTGTGGGCAGACTTGTGTATCAGCAAATCGCTTCTTTTTGCAAGATGAAATACATAACAAATTTATCGATTTACTAAAACAAAAGGTTGAAGCATTGAAGGTTGGAGATGGTTCAAAACAAGATGTGCAAATTGGACCGCTTATAAATAGCATGCAGTTTAATAAG GTTAGCTCATACGTTGAAGATGCCCGTTCCAAAGgtggtaaaatattatttggtggcAGACCTCTAGAAGACCTGGGAAAGCTTTTTTACTCACCTACAATAATCTCAAATGTGCCATCCAATGCTAAATTGTATTCGGAGGAAATCTTTGGGCCCGTCGTTTCAATAGTCAAATTTAAAACCGAGGAAGAGGTTATACGAGCAGCTAACAATTCCAGGCGAGGTCTTGCTGGATATTTTTTCAGTGAAAATATTCAACAAGTATTTAGAGTTGCGAGACTTCTGGAAGTTGGTATGGTTGGTGTAAATGAGGGATTAATTTCTGCCGCCGAAGCACCGTTTGGTGGTGTTAAAGAATCAGGCATTGGACGTGAAGGTAGTCATCATGGTATTGACGAATACgtcgaaataaaatatatttgtatgggaAACTTGAAATACTAA